From a region of the Calypte anna isolate BGI_N300 chromosome 4, bCalAnn1_v1.p, whole genome shotgun sequence genome:
- the LOC103534123 gene encoding LOW QUALITY PROTEIN: protein eva-1 homolog C (The sequence of the model RefSeq protein was modified relative to this genomic sequence to represent the inferred CDS: inserted 1 base in 1 codon) has protein sequence MPAPAPAAAEDRTSQQSRASSGCTMAMLVEPAAALVLLCLAVGLEASPELSGYLRKVLRNHTTHTCDGEQLLIICPHKTTISILSAFYGRRVPSPNLCPSPGSXSQESTQCSSTTAHLKLQDECQDQQWCQFSVHSQVFGPDPCPGTHKYLIASYKCRPGNHRVKTVCENNKLKLQCRPKSVLAIYSANYGRFLRGKPECDALNTGAPHIECLAPDALRRVSKKCHRKTNCTVAADQATFGDPCLPGMKKQLRVSYTCVPKQLLEEVGPETSDPFLLSDYMHGGWYKGPRFSKLREDRMIFTSSLEVFAHLWGIPEKVGLYFLCGVSGGLMLLLCIISPKTTFLQEVGEGLKDPELSRTKLRDDQDEDLPDDSSSDSSFRRLTRTYRATDSIFGPELTAAMEGAVEHQGHGGEEIWMPKESSPYAIHKIKSATK, from the exons AtgccagccccagcaccagctgctgctgaggaccGGACCAGCCAACAAAGCAGAGCCAGCAGTGGCTGCACCATGGCCATGCTTGTGgaaccagcagcagccctggtcCTCCTGTgcctggctgtggggctggaggcCAGTCCGGAGCTCTCCG GGTACCTGCGCAAGGTGCTGAGGAACCACACCACCCACACCTGTGATGGTGAGCAGCTCCTCATCATCTGCCCTCACAAGACCACTATCAGCATCCTCAGTGCCTTCTACGGGCGTCGTGTGCCTAGCCCCaacctctgccccagccctggca gctccCAGGAGAGCACCCAGTGTTCCTCCACCACCGCACACCTG AAGCTGCAGGATGAGTGCCAGGACCAGCAATGGTGCCAGTTCTCAGTGCACAGCCAGGTCTTTGGGCCGGACCCGTGCCCTGGGACGCACAAGTACCTCATTGCATCCTACAAGTGCCGGCCAG GGAACCATCGGGTCAAGACCGTGTGTGAGAACAACAAGCTAAAGCTGCAGTGCCGACCAAAATCTGTCCTGGCCATTTATTCTGCAAATTACGGACGATTCCTGCGGGGCAAACCGGAGTGTGATGCCCTGAACACCGGGGCGCCCCATATAG AGTGCTTGGCTCCGGACGCCCTGCGGAGAGTCTCCAAGAAGTGCCACCGCAAGACGAACTGCACCGTGGCTGCTGACCAGGCCACCTTTGGGGATCCGTGCCTCCCCGGCATGAAGAAACAGCTGCGAGTCTCCTACACTTGTG TGcccaagcagctgctggaggaggtgggCCCTGAAACCTCAGACCCCTTCCTGCTCTCAGACTACATGCATG GTGGCTGGTACAAAGGGCCCAGGTTCTCCAAGCTCCGGGAAGACCGGATGATTTTTACTAGCTCTCTGGAAGTTTTTGCCCACCTCTGGG GTATCCCAGAGAAAGTTGGCCTCTACTTTCTTTGTGGGGTCTCCGGAGGCCTCATGCTCCTACTGTGCATCATCAGCCCCAAAACAACCTTCCTCCAGGAGGTGGGGGAGGGTCTCAAAgacccagagctgagcaggaccAAGCTGCGGGATGACCAGGACGAAGATCTTCCTGATGACAGCTCCTCGGACTCCTCCTTCCGCCGCCTTACCCGCACCTACCGGGCCACTGACAGCATCTTTGGCCCCGAGCTGACAGCAGCCATGGAGGGAGCAGTGGAGCACCAGGGCCATGGCGGGGAGGAGATCTGGATGCCTAAGGAATCGAGCCCATACGCCATCCACAAGATTAAATCAGCTACTAAATAA
- the LOC103534124 gene encoding chloride intracellular channel protein 2 isoform X1 — protein sequence MESRQHKAAKEPEIELFVKAGLDGENIGNCPFCQRLFMVLWLKGVKFNVTTVDMARKPEELKDLAPGTNPPFLLFNKELKTDFIKIEEFLEQTLCPPMYPHLSPKYKESFDVGSDIFAKFSAYIKNPRKEANINLEKALLREFQRLDVYLNTPLPEEIDQDSVEDITISQRKFLDGDHLTLADCNLLPKLHIIKIAAKKYRDFEIPGDMTGVWRYLNNAYACDEFSHTCPADEEIEHTYASVARKMT from the exons ATGGAGAGTCGGCAGCACAAAGCCGCCAAGGAGCCGGAGATCGAGCTCTTCGTGAAG GCTGGTCTGGATGGAGAAAACATCGGAAACTGCCCCTTCTGCCAGCGCCTCTTCATGGTGCTGTGGCTCAAAGGGGTCAAGTTCAATGTCACCACAGTGGACATGGCCAG GAAACCTGAAGAGCTGAAAGACTTAGCACCGGGCACCAACCCACCCTTCTTGCTGTTCAACAAGGAGCTGAAAACAGACTTCATTAAGATTGAGGAGTTCCTGGAGCAGACCCTGTGTCCACCCAT GTACCCACACCTGAGCCCCAAGTACAAGGAGTCCTTTGACGTGGGGAGCGACATCTTTGCTAAGTTCTCAGCATACATCAAGAACCCACGCAAGGAAGCCAATATCA ATCTTGAGAAGGCCTTGCTGCGGGAGTTTCAGCGGCTGGATGTCTATCTGAACACCCCTCTCCCTGAGGAGATTGACCAGGACAGTGTGGAGGACATCACCATCTCCCAGAGGAAATTCCTGGATGGAGACCACCTGACGCTGGCTGACTGCAACCTCCTGCCCAAACTGCACATCATCAAG ATCGCAGCCAAGAAGTACCGTGACTTCGAGATCCCAGGGGACATGACGGGTGTCTGGCGCTACCTCAACAACGCCTATGCCTGCGATGAGTTCAGCCACACGTGTCCTGCAGATGAGGAGATCGAGCACACCTATGCCAGCGTGGCCAGGAAGATGACCTAG
- the LOC103534124 gene encoding chloride intracellular channel protein 2 isoform X2: protein MESRQHKAAKEPEIELFVKAGLDGENIGNCPFCQRLFMVLWLKGVKFNVTTVDMARKPEELKDLAPGTNPPFLLFNKELKTDFIKIEEFLEQTLCPPMYPHLSPKYKESFDVGSDIFAKFSAYIKNPRKEANINLEKALLREFQRLDVYLNTPLPEEIDQDSVEDITISQRKFLDGDHLTLADCNLLPKLHIIKACPPALSRSQPRSTVTSRSQGT, encoded by the exons ATGGAGAGTCGGCAGCACAAAGCCGCCAAGGAGCCGGAGATCGAGCTCTTCGTGAAG GCTGGTCTGGATGGAGAAAACATCGGAAACTGCCCCTTCTGCCAGCGCCTCTTCATGGTGCTGTGGCTCAAAGGGGTCAAGTTCAATGTCACCACAGTGGACATGGCCAG GAAACCTGAAGAGCTGAAAGACTTAGCACCGGGCACCAACCCACCCTTCTTGCTGTTCAACAAGGAGCTGAAAACAGACTTCATTAAGATTGAGGAGTTCCTGGAGCAGACCCTGTGTCCACCCAT GTACCCACACCTGAGCCCCAAGTACAAGGAGTCCTTTGACGTGGGGAGCGACATCTTTGCTAAGTTCTCAGCATACATCAAGAACCCACGCAAGGAAGCCAATATCA ATCTTGAGAAGGCCTTGCTGCGGGAGTTTCAGCGGCTGGATGTCTATCTGAACACCCCTCTCCCTGAGGAGATTGACCAGGACAGTGTGGAGGACATCACCATCTCCCAGAGGAAATTCCTGGATGGAGACCACCTGACGCTGGCTGACTGCAACCTCCTGCCCAAACTGCACATCATCAAG GCTTGTCCTCCTGCCCTCTCTAGATCGCAGCCAAGAAGTACCGTGACTTCGAGATCCCAGGGGACATGA